DNA sequence from the Clostridia bacterium genome:
GCGCTCCGGCCACCAAGCTTAGCGGGCACATCCCTTACCTTGGCCGGAGAGCCGTCAGGCAAGCGGGGGGGGAGGGGAAAAGCCTGAAGAGGCGAATGCACAGAGGCGAGTGCACAGAGAAAGGAAGAGAAGATGAATTATCACACCCAGTCCGATGTCAATCTGGATGGCATCCGCAATACCACCAGCCGTGGCAATGGCAACGGCGCCAACTTGGACCAGGGCCAGAACCGCTTAAAGGTGCTGTTCGTGTCGCCGGAAGTCTCTCCTTTAGCCAAGACCGGCGGTCTAGCTGATGTTTCCGGATCGCTACCCAAGGCTCTGGCCCGCCTGGGAGCCGATGTCCGCATCTGCATGCCCCGCTACAAGCAAATTGAAAAGGCTCAGTACGTCACCGATCTGGCCGTGGACATGGACGGCCATTTCGAAACCGCCGTCATCCGTCAAACCCAGCTGCCGGTACTGCCCCATGCTGGCGCTAACCAACCCAACCATAGGGCCGTACCAGTTTACTTGGTGGACAATTACCGCTTCTTTTACCGGGATGGTCTATACGGGTTCCCCGATGAAGGCGAGCGCTACGACTTCTTTTGTAAGGCCACCTTATCCATGTTGCCCCGCATCAACTTTAAGCCCGACGTCATTCATACCAACGATTGGCAGTCCGCCTTGATCCCCCTATACCTGCGGGTCAAACACCAGGATGAGCCCTTTTACCAGGACATAGCCACCGTATTTACTATCCATAACCTCCAATACCAGGGACATTTCCCTAAAGAAATACTTAGGCTTTTGGGGTTGAGCGACGCTTTCTTCACCCCCGACCAGTTGGAATTTTATGGGCGGGTAAACTTTATGAAGGCCGGCATCATTTGGGCGGATGTGGTCAATACCGTGAGCCCTAAGTATGCCTTAGAGATTCAGACCGCCGACTTCGGCGA
Encoded proteins:
- the glgA gene encoding glycogen synthase GlgA yields the protein MNYHTQSDVNLDGIRNTTSRGNGNGANLDQGQNRLKVLFVSPEVSPLAKTGGLADVSGSLPKALARLGADVRICMPRYKQIEKAQYVTDLAVDMDGHFETAVIRQTQLPVLPHAGANQPNHRAVPVYLVDNYRFFYRDGLYGFPDEGERYDFFCKATLSMLPRINFKPDVIHTNDWQSALIPLYLRVKHQDEPFYQDIATVFTIHNLQYQGHFPKEILRLLGLSDAFFTPDQLEFYGRVNFMKAGIIWADVVNTVSPKYALEIQTADFGEGLDGLLRKRGKHLYGILNGIDFHEFDPATDPRIIQNYSWEDPDKKVVNKNALQEEMGLPVKNVPVVSIISRLANQKGLDLVAGIINRLIQAGAQFVLLGTGEDYYQRLFTQLQLQHRESVAVHIGFDANLAQRIYAGADIFLMPSRFEPCGLSQMISMRYGTIPVVRATGGLEDTVIDVSLNPKAGNGFTFREYSANALWEALDRALHMYRQQPDQWRQLMVRAMQANYSWEKSAARYLDLYRHAISDRRLTAERVG